ATTAGGCACCTACCGTACTATAAGTTAGCGGTTGACtctaatctatactataaaagttgaaataatTGAAATCTTTTCTCACTAAGGCTAGGCCTACCGTACTCCTCACAGAGGCCTCACTTGTCAGCGTGGGAGGTTTGACGAAAGAGGTGGAGTTCCATTTTGTGATAGAAAGAAAATGTTTCCACCTAAAAGCTAAAACTATTTTCACCAATTCTACATGCCCACCCGGTGTACCCGCCACATGGAGCACACTTACGCGCGCAATTAAGGGAGAAAATTGATCCCCgcatatttctttccttatgCACAAATAGAAATAGAGTAGTATAAATGGAGGGGTATAAATTAAGTAGTATAAATTCTTTCTATACTAAATAAATCAAGATATCCTATTAATCAATCAAGGGGCTAACTGGAGGTGCCTACTGCAGGAAGCGTTTCCAAAAGTATGATGTCTCCTTACCTTCCATCACCGCACCTATAAAGCCATATATCTCTAGTTCACCCCCATTGCTACCGCTGCCACGCCAAGAAGCTGCTACCATCTGATTTCTTCTTCCGAGACAGGACCTCTCCGCCGATCAGATGGGGGCTAAAGCTGCATCAAGCATCTGATGCCACAAGAGCAATATGATGTCACATCCGACGCCAAAGTTTGCCTCCTGCAAATGTTGCAATATTTGTTGTGGTAGCAATTTTATTTTGTTGGTTAAGAAGGAGGTGTTGTTTTATCAGGGCATTGAAATTATATCTTAGGTCACTGGCGTCCCCCATCTTTTCCTGGTCGTCGCCGCCAACGTTCCCCGTTCTATCTATCGTTGCTAATGTCGCACATTGAATGGTCGTCGGCACCAACACCCGTTATCGTGAaggtcagcagcagacaccTATCCTAATCCCAAATATTTATACAGTTAATTTACACATCAATTTGGACACTCCTTTTATCCCCTGGCTGTACGAGTGCAAATTTGGACATACAAAAAAGGACATGGACAAGTCAACCTGCGAAGGGAGCGTATCAGAATCTAATATTTTCCAACTCAGCAGCCTTCAATCTCCGTGATTCCTCTCTATTTGGTTACTTTCCATCCTCTGTGCTTATGGAATTAAATATTTCATTCCTTTCCTTCCTCGGTGTATATGGAGTTAAATATTGCATACATTCATGGGAGTGATTGGCTCATGTAAACTCCAATTGGTAACAAACCAGGCTAGGTATTCCTTCCTATTAGTGTTGGCTCACCCGTGCCCCTGTCCCTTGCCAATTTGTTGACTAACtacttccataaatatccacgTGAAAATAATATGCTTACACATTTAATCAAGGGTTGTCTTGTATAGATACTAAATGTTGCTTCCATTTATATTTTTACATagtaaaataactaattattcCATCACGCATCAAATAAGAATTTTTTAATAGTAGTTTGCAAtccaattatttttaaatagttTAACTTTAAATAAATGCTTGTGGCATGTGCATCTCCACTAGTCATTGGAAAAGACCTAAAATTTGAGGGTGTGCGCAACGGTCCATTAAGAAATGTCCATGtcggagagaggagaggagtaGAGAAGAAACGAGAGTGTCTATTGGTCACTTGAGTGAAACAGAACCCCTCCTCACTTAAATTTTTGAGTCATTGGATCTAAAATGGATGGCTCATATTCATCCATATCTCCCCACCTTATCTCTtccaccttcttcttcctcctccgatccTCTCCCCCACCTAATTCTTCCCTGCGCCAGCGCCCAGCCCCGCAACCACCCGCCGCCCAGCCCCTGCTGCCACACCCCTCTAGCACGGGCTGGCTAGGGCTATGCCTCGGGCGCAGCCCTAGCCCGCCCGTGCCGGCCTCTCCCGCCGTCGTCACCCCTATCCCAGCCCCGCCTAACCGCCTTCCTCCACCTCCCGGGCtggcggcgccaccgccaccggcctcgccgcccccacACCCACCACCACAGCTGTGCCGGCCCTCCTTCTAAGGCCGGAGGTGAGCACCCCCCCAGCAATCATAAAACTCTAACCCGGACCCTAACCTCGTCGGAATCTCGCCGGAGCTGCTCGCCGACTCTCCAGAGTTGGAGAAGGAGGTGTAGATGGGGAAGAAGAAAATTCGAGTGAGGATAGCCTCCAAATCACTCTAGTGAGGTATAGCTTTCCCCCAAAACGTCGCCAGGCGCAGCGACTCTCCCTGAACGAGTTTCCACgcatggttttttttttcttgacttCACATAGTACAAAGTTACTTAATACAAGATTGCAAGCAAACAAACTGTCCTTTTTTGGGGTGAAATTTGGTGGGACAATTCAACCATgacataatttttttgaattcattaTTACCTCGACAACTAAGTGTGAAAGACAGCATGGTACCGGAAATCGTATGATTTATTCAATTTCGATTTATAAATAATCGTGAAGGTTGACATTTCAATACTTTCAACCCAAGTGACTGTTCCACAAGGTGTCACAAGTCATATAATTCGATCCATATATGTATCTATGCAGCTAGGCGATTGGTTGGTTCGTGCAAGCCCATCATCATAGTGCAatctgtatatatatatagcatccCCCCGTGGCTGATGATCTGAGGCTCCtttattattttcatttatttaGAGCCTCCTCTGGCTCTGAATCATTGTTCTTTCTCATCAGTCCTCATCAAATCCTGGATTTGGCGACAACTTGAAGACTGGTACCACCACCAGTTCCAGTTGCAGGATAAGAGTCCTTGAACTGCTCTTCAGTTACTCCTGCAAGCACACATTGAGCACTCCATCATTCCAagaacaaacttttttttttcaaataataCTAGAGAGTTTTGGCAGATAAACCGCAAATAAAGGCATGAGTGAGAGCAAGCTTGCCTTTGCCCATGGcagcggtggaggagatgcCGCCCTGCACGGTCTTGAGCACCCTGTCGTAGAAGTTGGCGCCCGACCACTTCTGGTGCTCCAGCGTCTCCACCCCGTTGAtcctctcctccctctggaTCCTCTCCACGTACGCCAGCATGCCGCGCCGCGCGAAGTCCCGGGCGAACGTGTCGGTGACGAGCGCGTCGGCGTGGAAGCCGGCGAGCGTGATGAACTGCCAGACGTAGCCGAGGCGCGCGACGCGCGGGATGAAGGCCGACATCTCGCCGTCCGTCATCCCGGAGGCGTCCCAGTTGAAGGACGGCGAGAGGTTGTAGGCCAGCATCGCCTCCGGGTGCGCCGCCTTGACGCCCTCGGCGAAGGCCGTGCACTCGGCCACGTTGGGGCTCGACGTCTCCATCCAGAGCACGTCGGCGTTCGGCGCGAAGGCGCGGCCGcggacgacggccgccgccacggaGCCCCGGAAGCGGTAGAACCCCTCCCTGGTCCGCGGCAGGTCCCAGTCCCAGAACACGGACGCGACGCCGAGGCGCGCCGCGATGTCGCGCGCCTCCTTGTTGGGCACGCACTTGTCGTAGCTGGTGGCGCTGTCCCACTCCTGGAGCCTGCGCTGCTTCTCCTGGTCGGTGGCGCTGAGCCCCGCGATGGCGTCCCTGACGCAGTCGGAGAAGGTCTTGAGCTGCGCCGCGGCGAGCCACTCGTCCTCGATGGCCTGGAGCTCCCGGCCGCTCTTGCCTGCCGCCATGCCGTCGgagagcacggcggcgaggctccGGCCCCTGAGGCGCGGGTTGGTGGCGCCGAGGATGAACTGGTGGTCGCGCGCGTCGACGTTGGTCTGGATGagcgtggcggcgacggcgtcggtGCGCGCGACGAGGACGGTCTCGACGCCCATGACGTCGAACTGGAGGCGCGCGGCGACGAGGCGGTTGACGTGCTCGGAGACGGCGACGAGCACCTTGCCCGCCATGTGGCCGCACTTCTTGGTGACGGAGGACTGGTCCTCGAGGTggaccccggccgccccgcgctCGACGAAGAGCTTGCAGAGCttgacggtggcggtggcgccgccgaaGCCGGTGTCGCCGTCGGCGATGATGGGCTTGAGGTAGTCGACGTAGGGCGTGCGGGCCCGGTCGGCGCGGGGCAGCGACATGCGCGCCTCCCGCTGCTTGCGGTCGTGGTAGAGCTGGGCGAAGAAGAGGTGCTCCACCTTGTTGGGCACGGTGTCGTAGGGGTAGTCGGCGAGGTCCGGGCCGGGCTCGTTGGTGGAGGTGTGGGTGGAGGAGCACTGCCAGCCGGAGACGTAGATGGTGTCGAGGTGCTTGGCCATCATGGTGACCTGGACGGGGTCGAGGGCGCCGAAGGTGCGggaggcggtgccggcggccTGGTGCGCCCGGAGCGTGCGCCACAGCTTCCTGGCCATCTCCCCCGAGGCGTAGCTCTGGCGGAGCGtgccgcggaggaggacgacgtcGCGGGCGGCGTAGGGGCGCTTGGTGAGCCGGAAGCGCTCCGTGCCCCACCACGACtccacctccgccacctccgcctcgaACCGCCCTTCCTCCTCCATGATCTGCACAGAGGATGACGAATCGAAGAGCAAGTTGTCAGTTGAAACGAAATGTGGCATTATTATCTATCGCAGGTCAATCGATCGAGAAGAAGTAAACTGACCAGGGAAGGCACGGAGAACGGCGACGCCATGGCCGGTAGCGGCGGAGCAGATCGAGGTGGTGTACACGGCACGATCGAACCAGGACACGCACTCTCGGAGACGATGATGAGGAGTTGCAAGTGCAGGCGTGCCTTGGTTGCTTCTACGGCCTGGGATGCTGCCGTATTTATAGTCAGCGGTGCAGAGAGCCGAATCATCATGCATGCAACTTGTACGTGACGTGTAGCCTCGCAACTTCCGATCCTTATCGTCTGGTGGTGCAGGTGATCAATCATTCAGTGGGTTGCAACGGTGAGTGATGGTCGACACGTCTCCCCTGATGTATCTTATCTACtccttccgttccaaattataaatcattccaagaatcttggaaagTCAAACttttttaaatttgaccaaatttatacaacaagataataatatttacgataccaattaaatatcattagattatttgttagttatattttcataatatacctatttgatgtcataaatttttatattttttttataattttagtcaaacattgagatggtttgactctccaagattcttgaaatgacttataatttggaaaggaGGGAGTATCGCCGATCGGTTTTGCGCGGggacaggaaaaaaaaacttgtttcATCCGTTCGCGCGCGCGCTTGAAGGTTTTTGGACAGTAGCAGCGGTTAGCTCTTGCTGCACACTTGCACACAGTTGGTGAGGGCGGTTGCGTGCGTGCTCCTCCGACGACCGATGGTTTTGCTGCGTAAGCTGAAGTGCTACCAGTGAGTGACTGCAAGCAGAGACTCTTTTCATTCACGCATATATCCTTTACCTTAATTAGGTGGTTAAACCTATTTAAGCACAATAATTTCGCATCATAGGAGATTAACCTAGCTACCTCTAAAGTTGCGCTTAATGATCGATGTGACAATAGGGTTTTGTTTCAGGTCAGGTGCGTAAATCTGTCACCAAGTTCCTCTCAAAACTAAATCAAGAacgctactcattcattcattcatataACCACACAACAAGCATGCATATATGATCACAAATGGGCTTCGGAGCAGCTTGCAGAGCCGAAGTGATGGATGTAACAAGCAGCAAGGCCCGTGACGCAGGAGTCAAACCAGGGTTGTTCGGCCGGATTGGATAGGGATTGATTGGGCTGCCGAGAAGAGGGAGGcgtcttttttcttttatatatttaaaaaataaaaatttcaaaaatatatgtccgttttgaaaaatttcgaaaatgaCCTCCGGTCGCccgccccaggggcgacagggatCTTGTCGCTCAAACAACGGGCGACAGGACcataatgtaattttttttgaatttgcaaagaAGTCCCTAGCCGGGGGTGTATGGAGGGGGGGGCCAGGGGGGGGACAGGACCTTGTCggcccccccacgggcgacagggggtctcccaccctatataagcTCTGACCTCCATGTCTccattcccttctcatttgagcccaaaaattgcactaaaaatttagaaaaaaagagaggggtgaggagaagaaaagcggcgaagctctgccgaattgcgcacttgtgatctaccagtaacttccgtatgaatccattgatattgtataacaatttaatttaattagcggattagctgaattagattcgatgctttagaacactcgtttagtattacaattttagTACTATTAtgtcattacaaataaacatcagagatacaaacatcggatatatctaaccacccctagggtgTCGGACACTCTTAGCCCTCAgatgggcacggacatggccctcggagtaggtgtgacgatccggagacctcacctgtcgctcaggacgcaaagagggctgcggtgtctgctgctgagagatcccaagtggtgctccttctagctgtgaataccccaagacatcggggtcaccgtgcgcgccaggtgagtctggagtcaagctgtcgagttcgtctaaggtgaCGCCCTCGTTATTTGGAACGAACGTACTTGAAACaaaccctgcgtaacatataaacgtaaaccaacatatgttgcatggtaaattagtgagtgtattgagagagtgttttgtaccaggtcgaaaggaggaagaaggtccggcgcccgcatcggggtagaatcctacgcataaaatgcggatgttagcgtacgcttgtgtctttcgtcatgacatgtagaaaccgaaatacaaaacataaactaacatgtgtaggccggtatctgtggccccggtaccatccctggatacggtccgccaactggtggtgcccctctaaacattccagtatagCCGAaggcagtagctggatcgtatcctgtttgtgatattagtaaatatgtagcaacacttgatataattttaaagagatatctacgttACCTGCAGTTGTGTAGTACTGAGACGTTGGCTGGTGTGCGGTCGCCGGACACGGGAATGatgacgaggcctgggacgacccgtggctgtcttcatactgcacacgacttcccaagttgtgcagtactgaacgcaactggtcacgctgcctcgaccatgcctctgtctgctcaaactgggtcattggggatccggcacgtacactcgtcaggtaagtcgagcagtccgtctccataacattgcaaaggcgaaactgcatccattgagtaaaggaacagttagtaacacatgaattatcttacgaatattaatatatatgcaaatatgatcaagagactcaccgcgccagctagtgcctccacgtggtgccagacttagccatcctgaggcctcgcctggtgtgcctgcgggtgagtgtcaacataaaccagacgagcctgAGTctggggtaagtaccaggtgaggtaagccctaaaggagatGTCTATGTGTGGTCCtattggatggaccaagtgctcgtctgcctgttcccattggtccacccacggctgcatcttggtgaccCAATCAGctgagcacggcaagccactccttgacaacctacaaaagtgtaacaccccggtgttaattttttagtttaactcGCTAATCTCAAGCCTAAATGTGTCATTAGCGTTAACTGAGTTGGAATGGTGTACTCCACTTTAGCTAGGTTCAACCGTATTTTTCTCCATAATCGAAGCTTCAAATCaagttttgcccaaaacaaaagttgtagattttctcttcctctacaacttctattttggccaaatttcaagttccaatataaattatttttgaGTTTTGGATCGTCAAATTTGGGTCAAAATCATTCAAATGTGTTCACTATGTTTCACTGACCACTGGGCTCGCTTGTCATCTCCTCGTTTCCTCTCGAAGCTCCCGGGTCGCTTCCGTCCTCAAGTCATCCACGGCACCGCTCTCGCTTACTGCCCCACCTCTGTCGCGTTCGTGCGCCGCCATGGTTGTCGCAGCCACGAGCCGAGCTCACCGCGGAGCACCCTTCCCAGACCCTCCTACGCCCGAGCAAGCCACCCCACTAGCTTCGTCTCGTCCCGGAGAAGCTCCCCAACCGCCGCTCCGGCCTCCAGCTCACCGGaatcgagctcgccgccgtctgccatggccgccgcccctgcagcaCAGCGGAGCCCCCACCTCCGGTCCTCCTCAACCCCAAACGACCCCGGAAATCGCATCCTCTTGCCACAGTGAAGCTCCCctgcccgctcgccgccgcccagagcctccggagcgccgccgccgcggtttgccgtcccgccgcccgctgctcgccgtggGGGATCGCCTTCCCGGCCATCCCAACCCACACCGAGCACGTCCACAGGTTGCCCTCGTCGCCCTCTAGCTTTTCCCCAACTTTCcccatgccgccggcgagccccctcgccggaaacggccggcgccgcccttcCTGTGCGCCTCCTCTATTTTATTTCCACCCAGGGACCTCAGGCAAGAATTGAAGCAAgttcagggggttatctgcataGCTATAGACTCAAATGAATAGTGCTGCGAAGGGTTGTTTTGCAATAATTGgctgaaaatttgaaaaatcatagtaaatcgtagaaaaatcagaaaaatgcaaactaaaatttgttggattccttgttctaatatatacaactttccttacaggttgatcttcagtttctaaatagtttttgctttagtttaaatgttagtttaagtggttgcaagcttcgaaaatgcatagtaaatagtagaaaaatggaaaaaatgtaAAACTTGTTGGGTTAGCTTTGTTTCGAcatgtattgatttaatcatgagtaatgcttttttatcttgtttatttaatatctgaaATTAAGAAagtcgaaaaattatgaaatttatgcattAGCTTACTCTTTACATAtttagttcactgtaaaaatttcagaaccagaagctatgtgcatgtttgtaaatatatttttgtttagtttgtcttgttgaggctaaaataaatgcttTATGTTATCAATAAATACTGGTTAATTGTTTTTACACTTCTTCTTAGTATCTTATCATGCTGGTAAAATTTGGTTACCAGTTTATTATTGCAAGTTAagtttttacctttttgtttGGTTCCTAGTGTTAGTTTTCCCTGTATGCGGTTACTAGGAAATGC
This portion of the Panicum virgatum strain AP13 chromosome 2N, P.virgatum_v5, whole genome shotgun sequence genome encodes:
- the LOC120661550 gene encoding isocitrate lyase, yielding MASPFSVPSLIMEEEGRFEAEVAEVESWWGTERFRLTKRPYAARDVVLLRGTLRQSYASGEMARKLWRTLRAHQAAGTASRTFGALDPVQVTMMAKHLDTIYVSGWQCSSTHTSTNEPGPDLADYPYDTVPNKVEHLFFAQLYHDRKQREARMSLPRADRARTPYVDYLKPIIADGDTGFGGATATVKLCKLFVERGAAGVHLEDQSSVTKKCGHMAGKVLVAVSEHVNRLVAARLQFDVMGVETVLVARTDAVAATLIQTNVDARDHQFILGATNPRLRGRSLAAVLSDGMAAGKSGRELQAIEDEWLAAAQLKTFSDCVRDAIAGLSATDQEKQRRLQEWDSATSYDKCVPNKEARDIAARLGVASVFWDWDLPRTREGFYRFRGSVAAAVVRGRAFAPNADVLWMETSSPNVAECTAFAEGVKAAHPEAMLAYNLSPSFNWDASGMTDGEMSAFIPRVARLGYVWQFITLAGFHADALVTDTFARDFARRGMLAYVERIQREERINGVETLEHQKWSGANFYDRVLKTVQGGISSTAAMGKGVTEEQFKDSYPATGTGGGTSLQVVAKSRI